In Carya illinoinensis cultivar Pawnee chromosome 6, C.illinoinensisPawnee_v1, whole genome shotgun sequence, a single genomic region encodes these proteins:
- the LOC122312879 gene encoding metal-nicotianamine transporter YSL3-like isoform X3 yields the protein MFVVCYQTGGFGSYLLGLNTKTYEQAGFDTKGNTPGSTKEPGIGWMTGFLFVSSFVGLLSLVPLRKIMIVDYKLTYPSGTATAILINGFHTSKGDKMVKEQVHRFMKFFSLSFLWAFLQWFYSGGEQCGFAQIPVFGLQARSNSFYFDFSMTYIGAGMICSHLVNLSLLLGAVLSWGVMWPLIRGLKGDWYPETLSESSMRSLNGYKVFISISLILGDGLFNFLKILYFTTRNIHARVNKDLKTSLDDENQPLDDLQRNEVFIRESIPTWVACTGYTLFSVVSIIVIPLMFPELKWYYVVVAYVLAPSLSFCNAYGAGLTDMNMAYNYGKVSLFMLAAMSGKNNGVVAGLVGCGLIKSIVSISSDLMHDFKTGHLTFTSPRLMLVSQGIGTAIGCVVAPFTFFLFYKAFDVGNPDGEYKAPYAIIYRNMAILGVEGFSALPQHCLEICYGFFAFAIAANLLRNLNPKGIGKWIPLPMAMAVPFLVGAYFAIDMCVGSLIVFAWHKLNGKKASLMVPAAASGLICGDGLWILPSSILALSNIRPPNCMSFFPSR from the exons ATGTTTGTTGTTTGCTATCAAACAG GTGGTTTTGGGTCTTATCTGTTGGGTTTGAACACAAAGACATATGAACAAGCAGGGTTTGATACAAAGGGGAATACGCCAGGGAGCACCAAGGAGCCTGGGATTGGTTGGATGACTGGTTTCCTCTTCGTAAGCAGCTTTGTCGGGCTGTTATCATTGGTTCCTCTCAGAAAG ATAATGATAGTCGACTACAAATTAacttatcctagtggaactgcTACTGCCATTCTTATTAATGGTTTCCATACTTCTAAAGGAGACAAGATGGTCAA GGAGCAGGTTCATAGGTTCATGAAATTCTTTTCGCTTAGTTTCCTTTGGGCTTTCTTGCAGTGGTTCTATTCAGGTGGAGAGCAATGTGGATTTGCTCAGATTCCTGTGTTTGGATTGCAGGCTCGGAGCAATTC GTTTTACTTTGATTTCAGTATGACTTATATTGGAGCAGGAATGATCTGTTCCCATCTCGTAAACTTGTCTTTGCTTCTTGGCGCGGTGCTCTCTTGGGGGGTGATGTGGCCACTGATTAGGGGGCTCAAAGGGGATTGGTACCCTGAAACTTTATCGGAAAGCAGCATGAGGAGTCTTAATGGTTACAAG gtttttatttctatttctctGATCCTCGGAGatgggcttttcaattttctcaagaTACTGTACTTCACCACCAGAAACATCCATGCCAGAGTGAACAAAGACCTTAAAACAT CTTTGGATGACGAGAATCAGCCTCTTGATGATCTCCAACGAAATGAGGTCTTCATAAGAGAGAGCATTCCCACATGGGTCGCATGTACAGGGTACACACTTTTCTCCGTTGTCTCCATCATTGTGATTCCACTCATGTTCCCTGAGTTGAAGTGGTATTATGTAGTTGTTGCTTATGTTCTTGCACCCTCTCTTAGCTTCTGCAATGCTTATGGTGCGGGTTTAACTGACATGAACATGGCCTATAACTATGGGAAAGTTTCTCTTTTTATGCTTGCTGCCATGAGTGGAAAAAACAATGGCGTGGTTGCAGGGCTTGTGGGCTGTGGTCTGATTAAATCCATAGTTTCCATCTCTTCTGATTTGATGCATGATTTCAAGACTGGCCATCTCACTTTCACTTCCCCTCGATTGATGCTTGTAAGCCAAGGTATTGGAACAGCAATAGGCTGTGTGGTTGCTCCTTTCACATTCTTTCTTTTCTACAAGGCATTTGATGTTGGGAACCCAGATGGAGAATACAAAGCCCCCTATGCCATCATCTACCGCAACATGGCAATTCTAGGTGTTGAAGGCTTCTCAGCTCTTCCCCAACACTGCTTGGAAATATGCTATGGATTTTTTGCCTTTGCCATAGCGGCCAACTTGCTGAGAAATCTTAACCCAAAGGGTATTGGGAAATGGATTCCACTTCCTATGGCTATGGCTGTGCCTTTCCTTGTTGGTGCTTACTTTGCCATTGATATGTGTGTTGGGAGTTTGATTGTGTTTGCTTGGCACAAGCTAAATGGCAAGAAGGCCAGTTTGATGGTTCCTGCAGCTGCTTCTGGTTTGATATGTGGAGATGGATTATGGATTCTTCCCTCATCAATCCTTGCTCTGTCCAATATACGTCCTCCGAACTGCATGAGCTTCTTTCCATCCAGGTAG
- the LOC122312879 gene encoding metal-nicotianamine transporter YSL3-like isoform X2 yields the protein MRNMNEEELNDIESSESKVIEEIREVPEEVKRITSWKRQITLRGLLASLAIGIIYSVIVMKLNLTTGLVPNLNASVAFLTFIFIRAWTALLEKAGIISIPFTRQENTIIQTCAVACYSIAVGGGFGSYLLGLNTKTYEQAGFDTKGNTPGSTKEPGIGWMTGFLFVSSFVGLLSLVPLRKIMIVDYKLTYPSGTATAILINGFHTSKGDKMVKEQVHRFMKFFSLSFLWAFLQWFYSGGEQCGFAQIPVFGLQARSNSMTYIGAGMICSHLVNLSLLLGAVLSWGVMWPLIRGLKGDWYPETLSESSMRSLNGYKVFISISLILGDGLFNFLKILYFTTRNIHARVNKDLKTSLDDENQPLDDLQRNEVFIRESIPTWVACTGYTLFSVVSIIVIPLMFPELKWYYVVVAYVLAPSLSFCNAYGAGLTDMNMAYNYGKVSLFMLAAMSGKNNGVVAGLVGCGLIKSIVSISSDLMHDFKTGHLTFTSPRLMLVSQGIGTAIGCVVAPFTFFLFYKAFDVGNPDGEYKAPYAIIYRNMAILGVEGFSALPQHCLEICYGFFAFAIAANLLRNLNPKGIGKWIPLPMAMAVPFLVGAYFAIDMCVGSLIVFAWHKLNGKKASLMVPAAASGLICGDGLWILPSSILALSNIRPPNCMSFFPSR from the exons ATGAGGAACATGAATGAGGAAGAACTGAATGACATTGAAAGTTCCGAGAGCAAGGTCATTGAAGAGATTCGAGAAGTGCCAGAGGAAGTCAAGAGAATTACGTCATGGAAGAGACAGATAACACTTCGGGGACTTCTAGCTAGCTTAGCTATTGGAATCATTTACAGCGTGATAGTGATGAAGCTCAACCTCACAACTGGGCTAGTCCCCAACCTTAATGCCTCAGTTGCTTTCCTCACCTTTATATTTATCAGGGCATGGACTGCACTGCTTGAGAAGGCTGGAATTATATCAATTCCATTCACTAGACAGGAGAATACTATCATTCAGACTTGTGCCGTGGCATGTTATAGTATTGCTGTTGGAG GTGGTTTTGGGTCTTATCTGTTGGGTTTGAACACAAAGACATATGAACAAGCAGGGTTTGATACAAAGGGGAATACGCCAGGGAGCACCAAGGAGCCTGGGATTGGTTGGATGACTGGTTTCCTCTTCGTAAGCAGCTTTGTCGGGCTGTTATCATTGGTTCCTCTCAGAAAG ATAATGATAGTCGACTACAAATTAacttatcctagtggaactgcTACTGCCATTCTTATTAATGGTTTCCATACTTCTAAAGGAGACAAGATGGTCAA GGAGCAGGTTCATAGGTTCATGAAATTCTTTTCGCTTAGTTTCCTTTGGGCTTTCTTGCAGTGGTTCTATTCAGGTGGAGAGCAATGTGGATTTGCTCAGATTCCTGTGTTTGGATTGCAGGCTCGGAGCAATTC TATGACTTATATTGGAGCAGGAATGATCTGTTCCCATCTCGTAAACTTGTCTTTGCTTCTTGGCGCGGTGCTCTCTTGGGGGGTGATGTGGCCACTGATTAGGGGGCTCAAAGGGGATTGGTACCCTGAAACTTTATCGGAAAGCAGCATGAGGAGTCTTAATGGTTACAAG gtttttatttctatttctctGATCCTCGGAGatgggcttttcaattttctcaagaTACTGTACTTCACCACCAGAAACATCCATGCCAGAGTGAACAAAGACCTTAAAACAT CTTTGGATGACGAGAATCAGCCTCTTGATGATCTCCAACGAAATGAGGTCTTCATAAGAGAGAGCATTCCCACATGGGTCGCATGTACAGGGTACACACTTTTCTCCGTTGTCTCCATCATTGTGATTCCACTCATGTTCCCTGAGTTGAAGTGGTATTATGTAGTTGTTGCTTATGTTCTTGCACCCTCTCTTAGCTTCTGCAATGCTTATGGTGCGGGTTTAACTGACATGAACATGGCCTATAACTATGGGAAAGTTTCTCTTTTTATGCTTGCTGCCATGAGTGGAAAAAACAATGGCGTGGTTGCAGGGCTTGTGGGCTGTGGTCTGATTAAATCCATAGTTTCCATCTCTTCTGATTTGATGCATGATTTCAAGACTGGCCATCTCACTTTCACTTCCCCTCGATTGATGCTTGTAAGCCAAGGTATTGGAACAGCAATAGGCTGTGTGGTTGCTCCTTTCACATTCTTTCTTTTCTACAAGGCATTTGATGTTGGGAACCCAGATGGAGAATACAAAGCCCCCTATGCCATCATCTACCGCAACATGGCAATTCTAGGTGTTGAAGGCTTCTCAGCTCTTCCCCAACACTGCTTGGAAATATGCTATGGATTTTTTGCCTTTGCCATAGCGGCCAACTTGCTGAGAAATCTTAACCCAAAGGGTATTGGGAAATGGATTCCACTTCCTATGGCTATGGCTGTGCCTTTCCTTGTTGGTGCTTACTTTGCCATTGATATGTGTGTTGGGAGTTTGATTGTGTTTGCTTGGCACAAGCTAAATGGCAAGAAGGCCAGTTTGATGGTTCCTGCAGCTGCTTCTGGTTTGATATGTGGAGATGGATTATGGATTCTTCCCTCATCAATCCTTGCTCTGTCCAATATACGTCCTCCGAACTGCATGAGCTTCTTTCCATCCAGGTAG
- the LOC122312879 gene encoding metal-nicotianamine transporter YSL3-like isoform X4, with protein sequence MTGFLFVSSFVGLLSLVPLRKIMIVDYKLTYPSGTATAILINGFHTSKGDKMVKEQVHRFMKFFSLSFLWAFLQWFYSGGEQCGFAQIPVFGLQARSNSFYFDFSMTYIGAGMICSHLVNLSLLLGAVLSWGVMWPLIRGLKGDWYPETLSESSMRSLNGYKVFISISLILGDGLFNFLKILYFTTRNIHARVNKDLKTSLDDENQPLDDLQRNEVFIRESIPTWVACTGYTLFSVVSIIVIPLMFPELKWYYVVVAYVLAPSLSFCNAYGAGLTDMNMAYNYGKVSLFMLAAMSGKNNGVVAGLVGCGLIKSIVSISSDLMHDFKTGHLTFTSPRLMLVSQGIGTAIGCVVAPFTFFLFYKAFDVGNPDGEYKAPYAIIYRNMAILGVEGFSALPQHCLEICYGFFAFAIAANLLRNLNPKGIGKWIPLPMAMAVPFLVGAYFAIDMCVGSLIVFAWHKLNGKKASLMVPAAASGLICGDGLWILPSSILALSNIRPPNCMSFFPSR encoded by the exons ATGACTGGTTTCCTCTTCGTAAGCAGCTTTGTCGGGCTGTTATCATTGGTTCCTCTCAGAAAG ATAATGATAGTCGACTACAAATTAacttatcctagtggaactgcTACTGCCATTCTTATTAATGGTTTCCATACTTCTAAAGGAGACAAGATGGTCAA GGAGCAGGTTCATAGGTTCATGAAATTCTTTTCGCTTAGTTTCCTTTGGGCTTTCTTGCAGTGGTTCTATTCAGGTGGAGAGCAATGTGGATTTGCTCAGATTCCTGTGTTTGGATTGCAGGCTCGGAGCAATTC GTTTTACTTTGATTTCAGTATGACTTATATTGGAGCAGGAATGATCTGTTCCCATCTCGTAAACTTGTCTTTGCTTCTTGGCGCGGTGCTCTCTTGGGGGGTGATGTGGCCACTGATTAGGGGGCTCAAAGGGGATTGGTACCCTGAAACTTTATCGGAAAGCAGCATGAGGAGTCTTAATGGTTACAAG gtttttatttctatttctctGATCCTCGGAGatgggcttttcaattttctcaagaTACTGTACTTCACCACCAGAAACATCCATGCCAGAGTGAACAAAGACCTTAAAACAT CTTTGGATGACGAGAATCAGCCTCTTGATGATCTCCAACGAAATGAGGTCTTCATAAGAGAGAGCATTCCCACATGGGTCGCATGTACAGGGTACACACTTTTCTCCGTTGTCTCCATCATTGTGATTCCACTCATGTTCCCTGAGTTGAAGTGGTATTATGTAGTTGTTGCTTATGTTCTTGCACCCTCTCTTAGCTTCTGCAATGCTTATGGTGCGGGTTTAACTGACATGAACATGGCCTATAACTATGGGAAAGTTTCTCTTTTTATGCTTGCTGCCATGAGTGGAAAAAACAATGGCGTGGTTGCAGGGCTTGTGGGCTGTGGTCTGATTAAATCCATAGTTTCCATCTCTTCTGATTTGATGCATGATTTCAAGACTGGCCATCTCACTTTCACTTCCCCTCGATTGATGCTTGTAAGCCAAGGTATTGGAACAGCAATAGGCTGTGTGGTTGCTCCTTTCACATTCTTTCTTTTCTACAAGGCATTTGATGTTGGGAACCCAGATGGAGAATACAAAGCCCCCTATGCCATCATCTACCGCAACATGGCAATTCTAGGTGTTGAAGGCTTCTCAGCTCTTCCCCAACACTGCTTGGAAATATGCTATGGATTTTTTGCCTTTGCCATAGCGGCCAACTTGCTGAGAAATCTTAACCCAAAGGGTATTGGGAAATGGATTCCACTTCCTATGGCTATGGCTGTGCCTTTCCTTGTTGGTGCTTACTTTGCCATTGATATGTGTGTTGGGAGTTTGATTGTGTTTGCTTGGCACAAGCTAAATGGCAAGAAGGCCAGTTTGATGGTTCCTGCAGCTGCTTCTGGTTTGATATGTGGAGATGGATTATGGATTCTTCCCTCATCAATCCTTGCTCTGTCCAATATACGTCCTCCGAACTGCATGAGCTTCTTTCCATCCAGGTAG
- the LOC122312879 gene encoding metal-nicotianamine transporter YSL3-like isoform X1 has translation MRNMNEEELNDIESSESKVIEEIREVPEEVKRITSWKRQITLRGLLASLAIGIIYSVIVMKLNLTTGLVPNLNASVAFLTFIFIRAWTALLEKAGIISIPFTRQENTIIQTCAVACYSIAVGGGFGSYLLGLNTKTYEQAGFDTKGNTPGSTKEPGIGWMTGFLFVSSFVGLLSLVPLRKIMIVDYKLTYPSGTATAILINGFHTSKGDKMVKEQVHRFMKFFSLSFLWAFLQWFYSGGEQCGFAQIPVFGLQARSNSFYFDFSMTYIGAGMICSHLVNLSLLLGAVLSWGVMWPLIRGLKGDWYPETLSESSMRSLNGYKVFISISLILGDGLFNFLKILYFTTRNIHARVNKDLKTSLDDENQPLDDLQRNEVFIRESIPTWVACTGYTLFSVVSIIVIPLMFPELKWYYVVVAYVLAPSLSFCNAYGAGLTDMNMAYNYGKVSLFMLAAMSGKNNGVVAGLVGCGLIKSIVSISSDLMHDFKTGHLTFTSPRLMLVSQGIGTAIGCVVAPFTFFLFYKAFDVGNPDGEYKAPYAIIYRNMAILGVEGFSALPQHCLEICYGFFAFAIAANLLRNLNPKGIGKWIPLPMAMAVPFLVGAYFAIDMCVGSLIVFAWHKLNGKKASLMVPAAASGLICGDGLWILPSSILALSNIRPPNCMSFFPSR, from the exons ATGAGGAACATGAATGAGGAAGAACTGAATGACATTGAAAGTTCCGAGAGCAAGGTCATTGAAGAGATTCGAGAAGTGCCAGAGGAAGTCAAGAGAATTACGTCATGGAAGAGACAGATAACACTTCGGGGACTTCTAGCTAGCTTAGCTATTGGAATCATTTACAGCGTGATAGTGATGAAGCTCAACCTCACAACTGGGCTAGTCCCCAACCTTAATGCCTCAGTTGCTTTCCTCACCTTTATATTTATCAGGGCATGGACTGCACTGCTTGAGAAGGCTGGAATTATATCAATTCCATTCACTAGACAGGAGAATACTATCATTCAGACTTGTGCCGTGGCATGTTATAGTATTGCTGTTGGAG GTGGTTTTGGGTCTTATCTGTTGGGTTTGAACACAAAGACATATGAACAAGCAGGGTTTGATACAAAGGGGAATACGCCAGGGAGCACCAAGGAGCCTGGGATTGGTTGGATGACTGGTTTCCTCTTCGTAAGCAGCTTTGTCGGGCTGTTATCATTGGTTCCTCTCAGAAAG ATAATGATAGTCGACTACAAATTAacttatcctagtggaactgcTACTGCCATTCTTATTAATGGTTTCCATACTTCTAAAGGAGACAAGATGGTCAA GGAGCAGGTTCATAGGTTCATGAAATTCTTTTCGCTTAGTTTCCTTTGGGCTTTCTTGCAGTGGTTCTATTCAGGTGGAGAGCAATGTGGATTTGCTCAGATTCCTGTGTTTGGATTGCAGGCTCGGAGCAATTC GTTTTACTTTGATTTCAGTATGACTTATATTGGAGCAGGAATGATCTGTTCCCATCTCGTAAACTTGTCTTTGCTTCTTGGCGCGGTGCTCTCTTGGGGGGTGATGTGGCCACTGATTAGGGGGCTCAAAGGGGATTGGTACCCTGAAACTTTATCGGAAAGCAGCATGAGGAGTCTTAATGGTTACAAG gtttttatttctatttctctGATCCTCGGAGatgggcttttcaattttctcaagaTACTGTACTTCACCACCAGAAACATCCATGCCAGAGTGAACAAAGACCTTAAAACAT CTTTGGATGACGAGAATCAGCCTCTTGATGATCTCCAACGAAATGAGGTCTTCATAAGAGAGAGCATTCCCACATGGGTCGCATGTACAGGGTACACACTTTTCTCCGTTGTCTCCATCATTGTGATTCCACTCATGTTCCCTGAGTTGAAGTGGTATTATGTAGTTGTTGCTTATGTTCTTGCACCCTCTCTTAGCTTCTGCAATGCTTATGGTGCGGGTTTAACTGACATGAACATGGCCTATAACTATGGGAAAGTTTCTCTTTTTATGCTTGCTGCCATGAGTGGAAAAAACAATGGCGTGGTTGCAGGGCTTGTGGGCTGTGGTCTGATTAAATCCATAGTTTCCATCTCTTCTGATTTGATGCATGATTTCAAGACTGGCCATCTCACTTTCACTTCCCCTCGATTGATGCTTGTAAGCCAAGGTATTGGAACAGCAATAGGCTGTGTGGTTGCTCCTTTCACATTCTTTCTTTTCTACAAGGCATTTGATGTTGGGAACCCAGATGGAGAATACAAAGCCCCCTATGCCATCATCTACCGCAACATGGCAATTCTAGGTGTTGAAGGCTTCTCAGCTCTTCCCCAACACTGCTTGGAAATATGCTATGGATTTTTTGCCTTTGCCATAGCGGCCAACTTGCTGAGAAATCTTAACCCAAAGGGTATTGGGAAATGGATTCCACTTCCTATGGCTATGGCTGTGCCTTTCCTTGTTGGTGCTTACTTTGCCATTGATATGTGTGTTGGGAGTTTGATTGTGTTTGCTTGGCACAAGCTAAATGGCAAGAAGGCCAGTTTGATGGTTCCTGCAGCTGCTTCTGGTTTGATATGTGGAGATGGATTATGGATTCTTCCCTCATCAATCCTTGCTCTGTCCAATATACGTCCTCCGAACTGCATGAGCTTCTTTCCATCCAGGTAG